A stretch of the Sphingosinithalassobacter tenebrarum genome encodes the following:
- a CDS encoding Leu/Phe/Val dehydrogenase, translating into MDVWDSPVFDEHEQVCLFSDAPTGLKCIVAIHSTRLGPACGGTRFRPYQSDREALDDALRLSRAMSYKSALAGLPVGGGKSVIIGDPRAIKNRALLHAYGRCINRIGASFATGEDVGMSVADVETVAEVSPYIAGTSANSGDPSIPTAIGVMHGLRAVVKWRFDQDGFHGMRVAVQGLGAVGRGVAERLHAEGAQLIVADIREDAVAAAVEQLGARAVPVSDIHRADADVFAPCALGGVITEASAREIRARAVAGAANNQLADALAGQILAERGILFAPDYVLNAGGIISGMQALNTIPGREEAKVPPLEESLAAIHDRLMRIFARADAQGKTPAEAAEQLARDIIGRGR; encoded by the coding sequence ATGGATGTCTGGGATTCTCCCGTTTTCGACGAGCACGAACAGGTCTGCCTGTTTTCCGATGCGCCTACCGGCCTGAAATGCATCGTCGCGATCCATTCGACCAGGCTCGGCCCGGCGTGCGGCGGAACGCGTTTCCGGCCCTATCAATCGGATCGCGAGGCGCTCGACGATGCGCTGCGGCTTTCGCGCGCCATGTCGTACAAATCGGCGCTTGCCGGCCTGCCCGTCGGCGGCGGCAAGAGCGTGATCATCGGCGATCCGCGCGCGATCAAGAATCGCGCCCTGCTCCATGCCTATGGCCGCTGCATCAATCGCATCGGCGCCAGTTTCGCGACCGGCGAGGATGTCGGCATGAGCGTCGCCGATGTCGAAACCGTCGCCGAGGTCAGCCCCTATATCGCGGGCACCTCCGCCAATTCGGGCGATCCCTCGATCCCCACCGCGATCGGCGTGATGCACGGGCTGCGCGCCGTGGTGAAATGGCGGTTCGATCAGGATGGGTTTCACGGCATGCGCGTCGCCGTGCAGGGGTTGGGCGCGGTCGGCCGGGGCGTCGCCGAGCGCCTGCACGCAGAGGGCGCGCAGCTGATCGTCGCCGATATCCGCGAAGACGCAGTCGCCGCCGCGGTCGAACAACTCGGCGCGCGCGCGGTGCCGGTTTCGGATATCCATCGCGCCGACGCCGACGTGTTCGCGCCCTGCGCGCTCGGCGGCGTGATCACCGAGGCATCGGCGCGCGAGATCCGCGCCAGGGCCGTCGCCGGCGCCGCGAACAACCAGCTCGCCGATGCGCTCGCCGGGCAGATCCTCGCCGAGCGCGGAATCCTGTTCGCTCCCGACTATGTCCTCAATGCCGGCGGCATCATCAGCGGGATGCAGGCGCTCAACACCATTCCGGGGCGCGAGGAAGCAAAGGTGCCACCGCTCGAGGAAAGCCTCGCCGCGATCCACGACCGGCTGATGCGGATTTTCGCACGCGCCGATGCGCAAGGCAAAACGCCCGCAGAGGCTGCCGAGCAATTGGCGAGGGATATCATCGGGCGCGGCAGGTGA
- a CDS encoding alpha/beta fold hydrolase encodes MTVDPSAITRLRRPTSARIGAAAVALLLALAWPAIGPTRAQDAAAPDMTIDRAHAQAIVGNLRRITGDDGIEELRAVSIGGAEQWISVRGRDRDNPVLLFLHGGPAVPEMPGSWFYQTPWEDYFTVVQWDQRGSGKTLAASDSAAPASEMRIDRFVSDAEKLVAYLRETYGKRKIFVLGHSWGSVIGLKLALRRPEWLHAYIGMGQAIDFVENERIGTAFALREAEARGNAEALRELRAILPYPEPGTPLAIEKILLQRKWLTYFGGLTWGRHDLSFQEDAALLSPDYSEADIAARSNVGATQLAILPELAQLSFTDATQVDCPVFLLAGEHDYATSSELAAQWLDRLHAPEKHLIRFPGVAHEIQFEAPGRLFFHLVNDIRPIAVRAGDGAPAE; translated from the coding sequence ATGACGGTCGACCCGTCTGCCATTACCCGGCTTCGCCGCCCGACATCCGCGCGGATCGGCGCTGCGGCGGTCGCGCTGCTGCTTGCCCTCGCCTGGCCGGCAATCGGCCCAACGCGCGCGCAGGATGCCGCCGCGCCCGACATGACGATCGACCGCGCGCACGCGCAGGCGATCGTCGGCAACCTGCGACGGATCACGGGCGATGACGGCATCGAGGAACTCCGGGCCGTCTCCATCGGCGGGGCCGAGCAGTGGATCTCGGTGCGCGGGCGCGATCGGGACAATCCTGTCCTGCTGTTCCTGCACGGCGGCCCGGCCGTGCCGGAAATGCCGGGCAGCTGGTTCTACCAGACGCCGTGGGAGGACTATTTCACCGTGGTGCAGTGGGACCAGCGCGGTTCGGGAAAGACGCTGGCCGCGTCGGACTCCGCCGCGCCCGCCAGCGAGATGCGCATCGACCGGTTCGTTTCCGACGCGGAGAAGCTGGTCGCCTATCTCCGCGAAACCTACGGCAAGCGGAAGATCTTCGTCCTCGGGCATAGCTGGGGCTCGGTCATCGGGCTCAAGCTGGCGCTGCGCCGTCCCGAATGGCTCCATGCCTATATCGGCATGGGCCAGGCGATCGATTTCGTGGAGAATGAGCGGATCGGAACCGCCTTCGCGCTGCGCGAGGCGGAGGCGCGGGGCAATGCCGAGGCACTGCGCGAGCTTCGCGCGATCCTCCCCTATCCCGAACCGGGGACACCGCTCGCGATCGAAAAGATCCTGCTCCAGCGCAAATGGCTGACCTATTTCGGCGGCCTGACCTGGGGCCGGCACGACCTTTCCTTTCAGGAGGACGCCGCGCTGCTCTCGCCCGACTATAGCGAAGCCGATATTGCGGCGCGGTCGAATGTCGGCGCCACGCAACTGGCGATCCTGCCCGAACTCGCGCAGCTTTCCTTCACCGACGCGACCCAGGTCGATTGCCCAGTGTTCCTCCTTGCCGGAGAGCATGACTATGCCACGTCGAGTGAGCTGGCCGCGCAGTGGCTCGACCGGTTGCACGCCCCGGAGAAACATCTGATCCGATTTCCCGGCGTGGCGCACGAGATTCAGTTCGAAGCGCCAGGCCGGCTGTTCTTCCATCTAGTCAACGACATCCGGCCGATCGCGGTCCGCGCGGGCGACGGCGCCCCGGCCGAATAG
- a CDS encoding TonB-dependent receptor, whose protein sequence is MTGQFRCQLLAAVGMVALAAPAQAQQAAPPEAQAAPAQGDEIVVTATRRSERLQDVPLSMQALGGDELAQMGAVNFADYARSVAGVQFQDDGPGRAQIFIRGVSSGADIDTGKESTVGVYFDETPVSEGSSQPELKLYDISRVEVLRGPQGTLYGSGSLGGTVQIITNQPEFDRIAGHGELVGSITEHGGANGSAKGWLNLPLGSDTAVRAVGYGLHNSGFLDNGLTGETDINDETTYGGRLTLRHRASSRVEFALTGMYQRSESGAYNRVTDHYPELVKDQSEPEPYTDRFGVVNLAVDADLGFAHLTSSTSYFDRKRVFENDIDYFLEALAGIPRGLSLYRYTAQSFTQEVRLASQASGPLQWLVGGYFVSRDEDYFQTINIRGAPPASAPEANLFYATTDGEVRQIAGFGEASYEPLDGLELTAGLRVSHIVRRADAVKGGLIYGGVLDRQAGRFEDTATTPKFNISYRFDEDVLVYAQASKGFRIGGTNPGLPPCPTCIVDLQSEFGPDSLWNYELGLKSQFFDRALTFNASLFWIDWDDIQLSVGREDGFTGFTNAGRARSRGFELEVDGRVSPNLQLGGQVTYTDAELRSLNPGLESYASVGVQLPQVPQWAASSFAQWTLEVGDDSRVSLRGDVQYQGERQNILGPTAVSLDDYAIVNARIGFEHGGWQLSAFVTNLTDSRAQLARDILTGVRNGNPITLDRYTVNTPRTFGISVAHDF, encoded by the coding sequence ATGACGGGTCAGTTTCGATGTCAGCTTCTGGCAGCGGTCGGCATGGTGGCGCTGGCCGCGCCCGCCCAGGCACAGCAAGCCGCTCCGCCGGAGGCACAGGCCGCGCCGGCACAGGGTGACGAAATCGTCGTGACGGCAACGCGCCGGTCGGAACGGCTGCAGGACGTCCCCTTGAGCATGCAGGCGCTCGGTGGCGACGAACTGGCGCAGATGGGAGCGGTCAACTTCGCCGACTATGCCCGTTCGGTCGCCGGGGTCCAGTTCCAGGATGACGGGCCGGGCCGGGCACAGATCTTCATCCGCGGCGTTTCGAGCGGCGCCGATATCGACACCGGCAAGGAATCGACGGTCGGCGTCTATTTCGACGAAACGCCGGTGAGCGAAGGTTCGTCGCAACCCGAGCTGAAGCTGTACGACATCAGCCGGGTCGAAGTGCTGCGCGGGCCACAGGGCACGCTCTACGGTAGCGGATCGCTGGGCGGCACGGTGCAGATCATCACCAACCAGCCCGAATTCGATCGCATCGCCGGTCATGGCGAGCTTGTTGGTTCGATCACAGAACATGGCGGCGCCAACGGATCAGCGAAAGGCTGGCTGAACCTGCCGCTCGGCAGCGACACGGCGGTGCGCGCCGTCGGATATGGACTGCACAATTCGGGTTTCCTCGACAACGGGCTGACCGGCGAAACCGACATCAACGACGAAACCACCTATGGCGGCCGGCTGACGCTGCGCCATCGCGCGTCGAGCCGCGTGGAATTCGCGCTGACCGGCATGTATCAGCGCAGCGAGAGCGGCGCGTACAACCGCGTGACGGACCATTATCCCGAGCTGGTCAAGGACCAGAGCGAGCCCGAGCCCTATACCGATCGTTTCGGGGTGGTGAATCTGGCCGTGGACGCCGATCTCGGCTTTGCGCACCTGACCTCGTCGACTTCCTATTTCGACCGCAAGCGCGTGTTCGAAAACGACATCGACTATTTCCTCGAGGCGCTCGCGGGCATTCCGCGCGGCCTGTCGCTCTATCGCTATACGGCGCAGTCCTTCACCCAGGAGGTCCGGCTGGCCTCGCAGGCGAGCGGGCCGCTGCAATGGCTGGTCGGCGGTTATTTCGTCAGCCGCGACGAGGATTATTTCCAGACGATCAACATTCGCGGCGCGCCGCCTGCGAGCGCGCCGGAGGCCAATCTCTTCTATGCAACGACCGATGGCGAGGTGCGCCAGATCGCCGGTTTCGGCGAAGCGAGCTACGAACCGCTCGACGGTCTCGAACTGACGGCGGGACTGCGGGTTTCGCATATCGTGCGAAGGGCGGACGCGGTTAAGGGCGGCCTGATCTATGGCGGCGTGCTCGATCGACAGGCCGGGCGGTTCGAGGACACGGCGACGACGCCGAAATTCAACATCTCCTACCGCTTCGACGAGGATGTTCTGGTCTATGCGCAGGCGAGCAAGGGATTCCGCATCGGCGGCACTAATCCTGGCCTGCCGCCCTGCCCGACCTGCATCGTGGACCTCCAGTCCGAATTCGGACCGGACAGCCTATGGAACTACGAACTCGGCCTCAAATCCCAGTTCTTCGATCGCGCATTGACGTTCAATGCGTCGCTGTTCTGGATCGACTGGGACGACATCCAGCTGAGCGTCGGTCGCGAGGACGGGTTCACAGGCTTCACCAATGCCGGCCGCGCGCGCAGCCGCGGGTTCGAACTGGAAGTCGACGGGCGCGTTTCGCCGAACCTGCAGCTGGGCGGGCAAGTCACTTACACCGACGCCGAGTTGCGTTCGCTCAATCCCGGCCTAGAATCCTATGCGTCGGTCGGCGTGCAATTGCCGCAGGTTCCGCAATGGGCGGCATCGTCCTTCGCGCAATGGACGCTGGAGGTCGGCGACGACAGCCGGGTATCGCTGCGCGGCGATGTGCAATATCAGGGCGAACGCCAGAATATTCTCGGCCCCACGGCGGTGTCGCTCGACGATTATGCGATCGTGAACGCCCGGATCGGGTTCGAGCATGGCGGATGGCAGCTATCGGCGTTCGTCACCAACCTGACCGACAGCCGGGCGCAGCTGGCGCGTGACATCCTGACCGGGGTGCGCAACGGCAATCCGATCACGCTCGATCGCTATACCGTCAATACGCCACGAACCTTCGGCATCTCGGTCGCCCATGACTTCTAG
- a CDS encoding MFS transporter, whose product MSPALRIGATSFALIAVCYGFARFAFGLFLPQIDRELGLGASLSGFISGGSFAGYCVTIIASALLTERFGARAVATAASLVAAIGMAGIALAPTPVLLAIAVMVAGSSTGLASPPLAAAVAEAVRRNRQDTTNTGINAGTSAGVALSGPIALAIAGEWRLAFAAYAAVALALAVAAMLALPGVRGDSRADGLFPLAGPVMRLICATFMMGAASTALWSFGGELVSQNLEWRTVGTGLLWTCIGAGGIAGGCAGMLVARCGLDRVHRAFLGLMAVGILTVGMDSGSAAVALVGGTVFGAAYIMLTGVYLVWGTGALPDRPATGLMVGFLVLAIGQSAGAPLFGLLMEEVGAAPAVAGFATIALLAGIFRAGSPATRRSQSQDSNDAGLPRAAGG is encoded by the coding sequence ATGAGCCCGGCCCTGCGGATCGGAGCAACAAGCTTTGCGCTGATAGCGGTATGTTACGGCTTCGCCCGCTTCGCCTTCGGCCTTTTCCTACCGCAGATCGACCGCGAACTCGGCCTTGGCGCTTCGCTCAGCGGCTTCATCTCGGGTGGTTCATTCGCTGGATATTGCGTGACAATCATTGCCTCGGCTCTTTTGACAGAGCGGTTTGGCGCGCGCGCCGTTGCAACAGCTGCGTCGCTTGTCGCGGCCATAGGCATGGCGGGCATAGCCCTCGCGCCGACGCCCGTGCTTCTGGCGATTGCGGTGATGGTAGCGGGTTCGAGCACGGGGCTCGCATCTCCTCCCTTGGCCGCGGCGGTTGCTGAAGCGGTGCGCAGGAACCGGCAGGACACGACCAATACCGGAATCAATGCCGGGACAAGCGCGGGCGTAGCCCTCTCAGGTCCGATAGCACTCGCCATTGCCGGAGAGTGGCGGCTGGCTTTTGCTGCCTACGCTGCCGTCGCGCTGGCGCTGGCGGTTGCCGCCATGCTCGCCCTTCCCGGCGTACGCGGAGACAGCAGGGCAGACGGTCTTTTTCCCCTTGCCGGGCCGGTCATGCGCCTGATCTGCGCAACCTTCATGATGGGTGCGGCCAGCACCGCCTTGTGGTCCTTCGGCGGCGAACTTGTCTCGCAAAACCTTGAATGGCGGACGGTTGGAACCGGCCTGTTATGGACCTGCATTGGGGCGGGCGGAATCGCCGGGGGTTGCGCAGGTATGCTGGTTGCACGCTGCGGGCTCGACCGCGTTCATCGGGCTTTCCTTGGCCTGATGGCAGTCGGGATTCTCACGGTCGGGATGGATTCCGGCTCCGCTGCCGTTGCTCTCGTGGGCGGTACAGTCTTTGGCGCAGCCTATATCATGCTGACGGGCGTCTATCTGGTGTGGGGGACTGGGGCCTTGCCGGACCGCCCTGCGACGGGGCTGATGGTCGGTTTCCTTGTTCTCGCGATAGGGCAGAGCGCGGGTGCCCCGCTATTCGGCTTGCTGATGGAAGAGGTCGGCGCGGCCCCGGCTGTGGCGGGCTTTGCCACTATCGCCCTGCTTGCGGGAATCTTCCGGGCCGGTTCCCCGGCGACGCGCCGCTCGCAGTCACAGGATAGCAATGACGCCGGTCTCCCGCGCGCTGCGGGCGGCTAG
- a CDS encoding TetR/AcrR family transcriptional regulator, whose translation MMDLTSKLTAAAEQLFDRHGYTATGMDRLTQAAGMSSRTLYKHAGSKARLMARVLTERDARFMARLDVQSVDALFAALEDWVRIEGNRGCLFLRSLAETGGVTPEIAEVVLAHKSMFQQRVSAVVAADIGREAPLLAERVLVLFEGATHAAVYRGVRAVSAARTAAAVLVEGARR comes from the coding sequence ATGATGGATTTGACCAGCAAGCTGACAGCCGCGGCGGAACAGCTTTTCGACCGCCACGGCTACACGGCCACCGGCATGGACCGGCTGACCCAGGCTGCCGGCATGTCGAGCCGCACGCTTTACAAGCACGCCGGCAGCAAGGCCCGGCTCATGGCGCGCGTGCTGACGGAAAGAGATGCGCGCTTCATGGCCAGGCTCGACGTCCAGAGCGTCGATGCGCTGTTCGCCGCACTGGAGGACTGGGTGCGGATTGAAGGAAATCGCGGTTGCCTGTTCCTGCGATCCCTCGCGGAGACAGGCGGCGTCACACCCGAGATCGCGGAGGTGGTCTTGGCACACAAGTCGATGTTTCAGCAGCGCGTCTCCGCGGTCGTTGCTGCCGATATCGGACGTGAGGCCCCGCTCTTGGCAGAGCGGGTGCTTGTTCTGTTCGAGGGCGCAACGCATGCGGCGGTCTATCGCGGCGTCAGGGCCGTGTCCGCCGCGCGTACTGCGGCTGCGGTGCTGGTGGAAGGGGCAAGGCGATGA
- the pdxR gene encoding MocR-like pyridoxine biosynthesis transcription factor PdxR has product MRPFSFIPPDRIDPSREMPIYMQIARAIIHEVERGRLAPGSYLPSTRDAAQSLGVNRKTVVLAYEELVAQGWLVSHGTRGTAISPSLPGPVADDGDGLPRVGEELAPAEYPFLPPPGPPLAIPTGDWIKLDEGAPDGRQFPPDLLIRAYRAAIRNASAENRLQYRDPRGSPQLRESIAAMLKSQRGLMVTAENICVTRGSQMGISLAARILIRPGDTVLVEALTYEPAVAAFRACGADIVTVGLDGSGADVGEIERACRRHRVRAIFLTPHHQFPTTVALPPESRLRVLELARQFGFAVVEDDYDHEFQFGAQPLLPMASYAPRQVIYIGSLSKLLLPALRVGYVVAPPEVIDSIAYQVSLTDGMGNTLTEDAAADLILSGDVRRHTRKVTRIYGARRDAFAQALATTMGDIVDYAIPDGGLAFWLRFRNVADLDRLEANAQDHGLRFATSGSFMVDPDAPRGLRIGFASMTEAEAAESLRRMRVAIGR; this is encoded by the coding sequence ATGCGACCGTTTTCCTTCATTCCTCCCGACCGGATCGACCCGTCGCGCGAAATGCCGATCTACATGCAGATCGCGCGCGCGATCATCCATGAAGTCGAACGCGGGCGGCTGGCGCCGGGTAGTTACCTTCCGAGCACCCGCGACGCCGCCCAATCGCTAGGCGTCAATCGCAAGACGGTGGTGCTCGCCTATGAGGAACTGGTCGCGCAGGGCTGGCTCGTCTCGCACGGCACGCGCGGTACGGCCATCTCGCCCTCGCTTCCCGGGCCGGTCGCGGACGACGGTGACGGTCTGCCGCGTGTCGGCGAGGAACTGGCGCCCGCGGAATATCCCTTTCTGCCGCCGCCCGGGCCGCCCTTGGCGATCCCGACGGGCGACTGGATCAAGCTCGACGAAGGCGCGCCCGACGGGCGGCAGTTTCCGCCCGACCTGCTGATCCGCGCCTATCGCGCCGCCATCCGCAACGCTTCGGCGGAGAACCGCCTGCAATATCGCGATCCGCGCGGCTCGCCGCAGCTGCGTGAAAGCATCGCTGCGATGCTCAAGAGCCAGCGCGGGCTGATGGTCACGGCAGAGAATATCTGCGTGACGCGCGGCAGCCAGATGGGCATTTCGCTCGCGGCGCGCATCCTGATCCGGCCCGGCGACACCGTTCTGGTCGAAGCGCTCACCTATGAGCCTGCCGTCGCCGCCTTCCGCGCCTGTGGTGCCGATATCGTGACGGTCGGGCTTGACGGATCGGGCGCCGATGTCGGCGAAATCGAGCGCGCCTGCCGCCGGCACCGGGTCCGCGCGATCTTTCTGACTCCGCACCATCAGTTTCCGACGACCGTGGCGCTGCCGCCCGAAAGCAGGCTGCGCGTGCTCGAACTGGCGCGGCAATTCGGCTTTGCCGTGGTCGAGGACGACTATGATCACGAGTTTCAGTTCGGCGCGCAGCCGCTGCTGCCGATGGCGAGCTATGCGCCGCGACAGGTGATATATATCGGTTCGCTGTCCAAGCTGTTGCTGCCTGCCTTGCGCGTCGGCTATGTCGTCGCGCCGCCCGAAGTGATCGATTCGATCGCCTATCAGGTGTCGCTGACCGACGGGATGGGCAATACGCTGACCGAGGATGCCGCTGCCGACCTGATCCTGTCGGGTGATGTCCGCCGCCACACGCGCAAGGTGACGCGTATCTACGGCGCGCGGCGCGATGCCTTTGCCCAGGCGCTGGCGACGACGATGGGCGACATCGTCGACTATGCCATCCCCGATGGCGGGCTCGCATTCTGGCTGCGCTTCCGCAATGTCGCGGATCTCGACCGGCTGGAAGCGAACGCGCAGGACCACGGGCTGCGCTTCGCCACGTCGGGCTCCTTCATGGTCGACCCCGATGCGCCGCGCGGACTACGTATCGGTTTTGCCAGCATGACCGAGGCCGAAGCCGCCGAAAGCCTTCGCCGGATGCGCGTAGCCATCGGCCGCTGA
- a CDS encoding amidohydrolase: MRVDRRMLLAGGVATMLAPWAAVARPRGIDIALRNARVWTGVAAAPFTDAIGIAGNRIAALGSDAVAAASGPATQVIDLDGAFVTPGMVDCHTHFLIGSAILTQPNLRDAATPEEFARRLGEAAARNPGKWIQGGNWDEQLWGGELPRRQWIDAVTPDTPVAVTRLDLHMILANSKALELAGITRDTPDPEGGLIIRDADGEPTGILKDNAKALVERVIPEPTDAEREASARAGIAHGLRHGVTQTHTTELDWITHDTLRRLRAQGETDMRFYSFVPLPEWEKLAALIAAEGRGDDWVRWGGLKGLVDGSLGSRTALFYQPYADAPAESGIRTNTLEDLRRWIFAADAAGLHITTHAIGDRANDELLDIYRDAAAANGPRDRRFRVEHAQHIRPESIPRFAQQGVIASVQPYHAVDDGRWAVKRIGPERLDGTYAFRSLIDSGATVCFGSDWPVAPFDPVTGIHAAITRATIDGANPDGWLPDQKLTRAQALTGYTRTPAIAGFTEDRLGAVAPGYLADLSVFDTDLSQASAEAIGRAKALRTFVNGKQRFGEG; this comes from the coding sequence ATGAGGGTCGATCGCCGCATGCTGCTGGCCGGTGGTGTCGCAACTATGCTGGCGCCCTGGGCAGCCGTTGCGCGGCCGCGGGGGATCGATATCGCGCTGCGTAATGCGCGAGTCTGGACCGGCGTCGCCGCAGCACCCTTCACCGACGCGATCGGCATAGCCGGCAACCGGATCGCCGCACTCGGCAGCGATGCGGTCGCGGCGGCGAGCGGTCCGGCGACGCAGGTGATCGATCTCGACGGCGCGTTCGTGACGCCGGGCATGGTCGATTGCCACACCCATTTCCTGATCGGTTCCGCGATCCTCACCCAGCCCAATCTGCGCGACGCGGCAACGCCCGAGGAGTTCGCCCGGCGACTGGGCGAGGCGGCAGCGCGCAATCCGGGGAAATGGATACAGGGCGGCAATTGGGACGAGCAGCTATGGGGCGGCGAATTGCCGCGCCGTCAGTGGATCGACGCGGTGACGCCCGACACGCCGGTCGCCGTCACGCGGCTCGACCTCCACATGATCCTCGCCAATTCGAAGGCGCTGGAGCTAGCCGGGATCACGCGCGACACGCCCGATCCCGAGGGCGGGTTGATCATCCGCGACGCCGACGGTGAACCCACCGGGATATTGAAGGACAACGCCAAGGCGCTGGTCGAGCGTGTCATTCCCGAGCCGACCGATGCCGAACGCGAGGCATCGGCGCGGGCGGGTATCGCTCACGGGCTGCGCCACGGCGTCACGCAGACGCATACGACCGAGCTCGACTGGATCACGCATGACACGCTGCGCCGCCTGCGCGCGCAAGGCGAAACCGACATGCGCTTCTATTCTTTCGTCCCGCTGCCCGAATGGGAAAAACTCGCGGCGCTGATCGCGGCCGAAGGGCGTGGGGACGACTGGGTCCGCTGGGGCGGGCTGAAAGGATTGGTGGACGGGTCCCTCGGGTCGCGAACCGCGCTCTTCTACCAACCCTATGCCGATGCACCGGCAGAATCGGGCATCCGCACCAACACGCTGGAAGACCTGCGCCGCTGGATCTTCGCTGCTGATGCGGCGGGGCTGCACATAACGACGCATGCGATCGGCGATCGCGCAAATGACGAGCTGCTCGACATCTATCGCGATGCCGCCGCCGCCAATGGTCCGCGCGACCGCCGCTTCCGGGTCGAACATGCCCAGCATATCCGCCCGGAATCGATTCCGCGATTTGCGCAGCAGGGCGTGATCGCGTCGGTGCAGCCCTATCACGCGGTCGATGACGGGCGCTGGGCAGTGAAGCGGATCGGGCCGGAGCGGCTCGACGGCACCTATGCCTTCCGGTCGCTGATCGATTCGGGCGCGACCGTCTGTTTCGGGTCGGATTGGCCGGTAGCGCCGTTCGATCCAGTGACCGGCATCCATGCCGCGATCACCCGTGCAACGATCGACGGAGCCAATCCCGACGGATGGCTGCCCGATCAGAAGCTGACGCGCGCGCAGGCGTTGACCGGCTATACGCGCACTCCCGCCATTGCCGGGTTCACCGAGGACCGGCTGGGCGCAGTCGCGCCCGGCTATCTCGCCGATCTTTCGGTTTTCGACACCGACTTGTCGCAGGCCTCGGCGGAGGCGATCGGCCGGGCAAAGGCGCTGCGCACCTTCGTAAACGGCAAACAGCGCTTCGGAGAAGGCTGA